One window of the Staphylococcus equorum genome contains the following:
- a CDS encoding LysE family transporter, whose amino-acid sequence MSYTPGPNNLLALDGALKLGLKGTAKFLIGIGLGFLTLSMLCLLFSEYMAAYFSSFIFVIKIVGFIYLLYLAYSVFKHNAKDAQQSNTYRMRDGLLLQYMNPKTIVYVLTAIVTYVTTQNISFLATLSYTIIIALIGVSGAVAWAVMGLCFKKLLLKYEFIYKVSMSACLVVLAFMMILE is encoded by the coding sequence ATGAGTTATACACCTGGACCAAATAACTTATTAGCATTAGATGGCGCTTTAAAATTAGGTCTTAAAGGCACTGCGAAATTCTTAATTGGTATTGGATTAGGTTTTTTAACACTTTCCATGCTTTGCTTATTATTTAGTGAGTATATGGCTGCTTACTTTTCGAGTTTTATATTTGTAATTAAAATAGTGGGATTTATTTACTTATTGTATCTTGCTTATTCTGTATTTAAACACAATGCTAAAGACGCTCAACAAAGCAATACGTATCGTATGAGAGATGGTTTGCTTCTTCAATATATGAATCCTAAAACAATCGTTTATGTACTTACTGCAATCGTGACCTATGTAACTACTCAAAATATAAGTTTTCTTGCTACACTCAGTTATACAATTATCATTGCACTTATAGGTGTTTCAGGTGCAGTTGCCTGGGCAGTTATGGGACTTTGCTTTAAAAAACTTCTATTAAAATATGAATTTATCTATAAAGTTAGTATGTCTGCATGTCTTGTAGTTTTAGCATTTATGATGATTTTAGAATAA
- a CDS encoding helix-turn-helix domain-containing protein: MEFHKIVAKNIYLYRKKNKISLDKLSKLTGVSTSSLNEIEKGNTIPSINTVWKISNGLKLSFSSLMNEAESDYTQLKKEDVVPVTEDEGKYRVYPYFPFEKSKSFEFFYVELDPGATLDAEPHLSGSEESIIVIDGQLEMHLEHETLHLGEGDALRFRSDISHSYVNNGENMTLISMVIDYQ, encoded by the coding sequence ATGGAATTTCATAAAATAGTAGCTAAGAATATTTACTTATATAGAAAGAAAAATAAGATTAGCTTGGACAAATTATCAAAGCTCACAGGGGTGAGCACATCTTCATTGAATGAAATTGAAAAAGGTAATACGATTCCTTCAATAAATACCGTTTGGAAAATTAGTAATGGTTTAAAATTATCGTTTAGTAGTTTAATGAATGAGGCAGAGTCAGATTATACACAGTTAAAAAAAGAAGATGTTGTACCTGTTACTGAAGATGAGGGGAAATATCGTGTTTATCCATATTTTCCATTTGAAAAGAGTAAGTCCTTTGAATTCTTTTACGTTGAGCTTGATCCAGGAGCAACATTAGATGCCGAACCCCATTTATCCGGTTCAGAGGAATCAATTATTGTAATTGATGGACAATTAGAAATGCATTTAGAACATGAAACGCTTCATTTAGGCGAAGGCGATGCTTTGAGGTTCAGATCAGACATCTCTCATAGTTATGTTAATAATGGAGAAAATATGACCCTAATATCTATGGTTATTGACTATCAATAA
- a CDS encoding DUF2871 domain-containing protein: MKKLMFSSAFYTLLGLLSGLFYREMSKGENFSGYSQLNVTHTHLLVLGTIMFLIFMVIEHQLKLTRNSKLFNSFFYIFHLGVLVTVAMQFVNSIATIKGFSVSPAIAGIAGLGHIFISIAFILFFVLLNKRINATAEKRK, encoded by the coding sequence ATGAAAAAATTAATGTTCAGCTCTGCCTTTTATACTTTATTAGGATTACTTAGTGGTTTGTTCTATAGAGAAATGTCAAAAGGAGAAAATTTTAGCGGTTATTCGCAATTAAATGTAACGCACACACATTTATTAGTTTTAGGTACAATTATGTTCTTGATTTTCATGGTTATCGAACATCAACTTAAATTGACTCGTAATAGTAAATTATTTAATAGTTTCTTTTATATTTTCCACTTAGGCGTATTAGTAACTGTAGCGATGCAATTTGTGAACAGTATTGCTACTATCAAAGGATTCAGTGTAAGTCCTGCAATCGCGGGCATTGCTGGTTTAGGTCACATCTTTATTTCTATCGCATTCATCTTATTCTTTGTGTTATTAAATAAAAGAATTAACGCCACTGCAGAAAAAAGAAAATAG
- a CDS encoding oxidoreductase: MNKIALIGPGAVGSTIAIDLLTIHPDLRLLGRQHQTLTYFANNNTGHAHTLQVTPLTTDQSQVDVLIIAVKIPQLDDVLREMKHLIHEQTTIILAQNGHGQLSRFEHPHVFQGVVYISGRKSGSTVTHYRDHKIILEDSPETRAFQDIVAGSSLEIELTNDIDYAIWYKLLVNLAINSVTALSRRTAEVLQVPGMKHLCKQLLVEGVAIAQAENIYFGDDIIDGIMTIYEGYPNQMGTSMYYDIISDNPLEIEGIQGFLFRKAKLHQVDTPVLDTIYSLLLAQQK, translated from the coding sequence ATGAACAAAATTGCATTAATTGGACCTGGCGCAGTAGGTAGCACGATTGCAATTGACCTTTTAACCATACATCCTGATTTACGCTTACTCGGTCGACAACATCAAACACTCACCTACTTTGCCAATAATAATACTGGACATGCACATACTTTACAGGTAACGCCATTAACAACTGATCAAAGCCAAGTTGATGTTTTAATTATTGCGGTTAAAATACCTCAACTTGATGATGTATTAAGAGAAATGAAACATTTAATCCATGAGCAAACAACTATTATACTTGCTCAAAATGGTCACGGTCAGTTGTCACGCTTTGAACACCCTCACGTATTTCAAGGTGTTGTTTATATTAGCGGACGAAAATCTGGTTCTACAGTAACGCATTATCGTGATCACAAAATCATTTTAGAAGATTCTCCAGAAACGCGTGCATTCCAAGATATTGTAGCTGGCTCTTCTTTAGAAATTGAACTCACAAACGATATTGATTATGCCATTTGGTATAAACTACTTGTTAATTTAGCTATTAATAGTGTCACAGCATTAAGTCGTCGCACTGCCGAAGTACTTCAAGTCCCAGGAATGAAACACCTTTGTAAGCAATTATTAGTTGAAGGTGTAGCCATTGCACAAGCTGAAAATATCTATTTTGGTGATGACATTATCGATGGTATTATGACGATTTACGAAGGTTATCCCAATCAAATGGGCACAAGTATGTATTACGATATCATCTCAGATAACCCATTAGAAATAGAAGGAATCCAAGGCTTTTTATTTAGAAAAGCAAAATTACATCAAGTGGATACGCCAGTACTGGATACTATTTATTCGCTGTTATTGGCACAACAAAAATAA
- the panB gene encoding 3-methyl-2-oxobutanoate hydroxymethyltransferase gives MKTLNQLLDMKQSNDKISMVTAYDYPSAKQAEAAQIDTILVGDSLGMTVLGYYSTVQVTVDDMIHHAKAVRRGAPSTFVIVDVPFGAVGINEQSDLETAVKLYQQTQANAIKAEGAHLTQYIESCSNVGIPVVSHLGLTPQSVGITGYKMQANTKEAAQQLIDDAYNVQQAGAVMLVLEAIPSDLAAKITKNLDIPVIGIGAGKSTDGQVLVYHDLLNYEVNHQAKFVKQYGDFSKGVQALSLYNTEVKSQQFPSDAHTYKKQVMNEVSE, from the coding sequence TTGAAAACATTAAATCAGTTATTAGATATGAAACAGAGTAACGATAAAATATCAATGGTGACAGCTTATGATTATCCTAGTGCGAAGCAAGCTGAAGCAGCACAAATAGATACAATATTAGTTGGTGATTCATTAGGAATGACCGTCTTAGGCTATTATAGTACAGTACAAGTGACGGTAGACGATATGATTCACCATGCAAAAGCAGTACGACGAGGTGCGCCAAGCACGTTTGTAATTGTAGATGTGCCTTTTGGTGCGGTGGGTATAAACGAGCAGTCGGATTTAGAAACAGCTGTAAAATTATATCAGCAGACTCAAGCGAATGCGATTAAAGCTGAAGGTGCACATTTAACTCAATATATTGAAAGTTGTAGCAATGTGGGTATTCCAGTTGTTTCACATCTTGGGTTAACACCCCAAAGTGTTGGTATAACTGGGTATAAAATGCAGGCAAATACTAAAGAAGCAGCACAACAACTTATAGATGATGCTTATAATGTACAACAAGCAGGTGCTGTTATGTTAGTGCTAGAAGCAATTCCAAGCGATTTAGCTGCTAAAATCACTAAAAATTTAGATATACCAGTTATTGGAATTGGAGCTGGTAAAAGCACAGATGGTCAAGTATTGGTGTATCATGATTTACTAAATTATGAAGTCAACCATCAAGCAAAATTTGTGAAACAATATGGTGATTTTTCAAAAGGTGTTCAAGCATTATCTCTATATAATACAGAAGTTAAGTCACAACAATTTCCAAGTGATGCGCACACTTACAAAAAGCAGGTCATGAACGAGGTGTCTGAATGA
- the panC gene encoding pantoate--beta-alanine ligase, which produces MTELITTIEEMTEMSKQWIKSNKSVGFVPTMGALHEGHLKMMSQSITENDVTVISVFVNPLQFGPDEDLDAYPRDIESDTIKASSVGVDYIFYPSEKEMYPEQPTIEVKAGRLASVLEGAQRPGHFDGVVTVVNKLFNIIQPERAYFGKKDAQQLAIVEKMVEDFNHAIDIVGVDIVREADGLAKSSRNIYLTSEERAEAPHLYKSLQLAQSLYNQGERSSLKIIEATRDYIQQHTSGDIETVAIYSYPQLVEQHEITDKIFISLAVKFSQARLIDNIIIGD; this is translated from the coding sequence ATGACTGAGTTAATTACTACTATAGAAGAAATGACTGAAATGTCTAAGCAATGGATAAAATCAAATAAATCAGTGGGCTTTGTACCTACGATGGGCGCTTTACACGAGGGCCATTTGAAAATGATGTCACAATCTATTACTGAAAATGACGTGACAGTGATTAGTGTTTTTGTAAATCCACTACAATTTGGACCTGATGAAGATTTAGATGCGTATCCTCGAGACATTGAAAGTGACACAATTAAAGCCTCATCAGTAGGCGTAGATTATATTTTTTATCCGAGTGAAAAAGAAATGTATCCGGAACAACCTACAATTGAAGTAAAGGCTGGACGTCTAGCATCAGTATTAGAAGGCGCACAACGTCCGGGGCATTTTGACGGCGTAGTGACAGTAGTAAATAAACTGTTCAATATTATACAACCAGAACGTGCTTATTTTGGAAAAAAGGATGCACAGCAATTAGCTATAGTGGAAAAAATGGTTGAAGACTTTAATCATGCAATTGATATTGTAGGCGTAGACATCGTTCGTGAAGCGGATGGTCTAGCTAAGAGTTCACGTAATATTTATTTAACGTCAGAAGAAAGAGCAGAAGCGCCTCACCTTTATAAAAGTTTGCAGTTAGCACAATCATTATATAATCAAGGTGAACGAAGCAGTTTGAAAATTATTGAAGCTACGCGTGATTATATACAACAACATACGAGTGGGGATATAGAAACAGTGGCAATTTATAGCTATCCTCAACTTGTCGAACAACATGAAATTACAGATAAAATTTTTATATCGCTAGCAGTCAAATTTAGTCAGGCACGTTTAATAGATAATATTATTATCGGTGATTAA
- the mqo gene encoding malate dehydrogenase (quinone), translated as MRGGKKMSESNSKDVILIGAGVLSTTFGTMLKDLAPEWNIKLFERLEKPAIESSNERHNAGTGHAALCELNYTVEQKDGSIDIEKAKEINEQFEISKQFWSHLVKSNQIQDPQEFIRPLPHISFVQGDKNVNFLKRRYEALAPLSMFKGIEYTEDHKKLQEWMPLMMEGRDPEEVVAASKIDEGTDVNFGELTRKMAKNLNEHENAELFYKHEVQDFSRRKDGKWEVKIKDLKTNKVEHHITDYLFIGAGGAAIPMLQKTGIPESKHLGGFPITGEFLVCNNPDVVAKHEVKAYGKEPEGTPPMTVPHLDRRYIQDENSLLFGPFAAIGPKFLKNGSNLDLFKSINPSNIITMLAAAAKNFPLIKYSIQEVLAKKEDRMKELRRFVPDAKDEDWDIMQAGKRVQVIKDTKEHGRGFIQFGTEVVNSKDHSVIALLGESPGASTSVSVALEVIEKNFPDYMAEWEPKLKEIIPSYGKSLIEDYALLKEIRQANNAELGLNNL; from the coding sequence ATGAGAGGTGGTAAAAAAATGAGTGAATCTAACTCAAAAGATGTCATTTTAATTGGTGCTGGTGTTTTAAGTACAACATTCGGTACGATGTTAAAAGATCTTGCACCAGAATGGAATATTAAACTTTTTGAAAGACTCGAAAAACCTGCAATTGAAAGTTCTAACGAACGCCACAATGCTGGTACTGGACATGCCGCATTATGTGAATTGAACTACACAGTTGAACAAAAAGATGGTTCAATCGATATAGAAAAAGCGAAAGAAATTAATGAACAATTTGAGATTTCAAAACAATTTTGGTCTCACTTAGTAAAAAGTAATCAAATTCAAGACCCACAAGAATTTATACGCCCATTACCGCATATTAGTTTTGTGCAAGGCGATAAAAATGTGAATTTCTTGAAGAGACGTTATGAAGCACTTGCGCCTTTATCAATGTTTAAAGGTATAGAATATACAGAAGATCATAAAAAACTACAAGAGTGGATGCCATTAATGATGGAAGGCCGCGACCCAGAAGAAGTAGTTGCAGCTAGTAAAATTGACGAAGGTACAGATGTTAACTTCGGTGAACTTACAAGAAAAATGGCTAAAAACTTAAACGAACATGAAAATGCAGAACTTTTCTACAAACATGAAGTTCAAGACTTCAGCCGTCGTAAAGATGGTAAATGGGAAGTTAAAATTAAAGACCTTAAGACTAATAAAGTAGAACATCACATCACTGATTATCTATTTATTGGTGCAGGTGGTGCTGCAATTCCAATGCTACAAAAAACTGGTATTCCAGAAAGTAAACATTTAGGTGGATTCCCAATTACAGGAGAATTCTTAGTATGTAATAATCCTGATGTTGTAGCTAAGCACGAAGTTAAAGCTTATGGTAAAGAACCTGAAGGTACACCGCCAATGACGGTACCTCACTTAGACAGACGTTATATTCAAGATGAAAACTCATTACTATTTGGACCATTCGCAGCGATTGGCCCTAAATTCTTGAAAAATGGTTCTAATTTAGATTTATTTAAATCAATCAATCCTAGCAATATAATCACTATGTTAGCTGCAGCGGCGAAAAACTTCCCGTTAATTAAATATTCTATTCAAGAAGTATTAGCTAAAAAAGAAGATCGAATGAAAGAATTACGTCGATTTGTTCCTGATGCTAAGGATGAAGATTGGGATATTATGCAAGCTGGTAAACGTGTTCAAGTTATCAAAGATACGAAAGAACACGGTAGAGGATTTATTCAATTCGGTACAGAAGTTGTAAATTCAAAAGACCATTCTGTAATTGCATTATTAGGTGAATCTCCAGGTGCTTCTACTTCGGTTTCAGTTGCATTAGAAGTAATCGAGAAAAACTTCCCAGATTATATGGCTGAATGGGAACCTAAGTTGAAAGAAATCATTCCATCTTATGGTAAATCATTAATTGAAGATTACGCATTATTAAAAGAAATACGACAAGCAAATAATGCTGAACTTGGTTTGAATAATTTATAA
- a CDS encoding YSIRK-type signal peptide-containing protein (The YSIRK form of extended signal peptide directs nascent proteins to the cross-wall site, while signal peptides lacking YSIRK direct proteins instead to the cell pole. A large fraction of YSIRK proteins are surface proteins anchored by sortase-mediated processing of a C-terminal LPXTG motif.): protein MKNKQGFLPNKMNKYSIRKFTVGTASLLIGATLVFGVGSEAQAAELDEIKTNDSGSNKGEALDISEIKTIETETQDVEKEPISNANDVKDTEGKEENSDIDTSKVESENTEKVLESQNVVETTKENTNIEHSTDNKNQEINEKATSENNVIEEETPTNEKVESENTETPNINENTDTLKIEEKTNDEINTSEPKTTDENKHEMTEQKTKIEEDSQQPTESINEKVQTEQEITLDQTEMENGDNVNDEITPTDQSTADSALIQQLSTTTDKEAEVKTFLNSELSEEETKSIIDQTNINFEEASNE, encoded by the coding sequence ATGAAAAACAAACAAGGGTTTTTACCTAATAAAATGAACAAATATTCTATTAGGAAATTTACAGTTGGGACGGCGTCACTTTTAATTGGAGCTACATTAGTATTCGGCGTAGGAAGCGAAGCACAAGCAGCTGAATTAGATGAGATTAAGACTAATGATAGTGGAAGTAACAAAGGGGAAGCATTAGATATAAGTGAAATAAAAACTATTGAAACAGAAACGCAAGATGTTGAGAAAGAACCAATTTCTAATGCAAATGACGTTAAAGATACAGAGGGTAAAGAAGAAAATTCTGATATAGACACATCAAAAGTAGAAAGTGAAAATACAGAAAAGGTTCTTGAATCGCAAAATGTTGTAGAGACAACAAAAGAAAATACAAATATTGAACATTCAACAGACAACAAAAATCAGGAAATTAATGAAAAAGCTACTTCAGAAAATAATGTAATTGAAGAAGAAACACCTACTAATGAAAAAGTAGAAAGTGAAAATACAGAAACTCCTAACATAAATGAAAATACGGATACATTAAAAATTGAAGAAAAAACAAATGATGAAATAAATACAAGCGAACCGAAAACAACTGATGAAAATAAGCATGAAATGACTGAACAGAAAACAAAAATTGAAGAGGATTCTCAGCAACCAACAGAGTCAATTAATGAAAAAGTGCAAACAGAACAAGAAATAACTTTAGATCAAACAGAAATGGAAAATGGCGACAATGTAAATGATGAAATTACACCTACTGATCAATCTACAGCCGACTCAGCATTGATACAACAATTATCAACTACTACGGATAAAGAAGCAGAAGTTAAAACTTTCTTAAATAGTGAGTTGTCAGAAGAAGAAACAAAATCAATTATAGATCAAACAAATATTAACTTTGAAGAAGCGTCTAATGAGTAA